tcgtctcaaaggcgaaaaggccagccgagccgtgagaacggcctacgcctccgggctacggtagctccctcaccaccttttcacccaaaggacaacgtaggctccgaggaagttctgtacagagagcttgtctatcaataggggctcaacgtcacaatagcgctataagggagacttggctctgcctctacaaagccgagcctccctcgggggctaaaaagggggaaccccctaagtcctgAACACcatttgttaatggtctttcaaaaaatttctacgccaaactctctcgtgcTCCGACGagaccttcacaagaaacccaaagaccaaaagcttgtctcgaggccaaaggaccggtcgagtcgtgagaacggcctacgcctctgggctacggcagctccctcaccaccctttgccgaaggacggcttaggttccgagggatttctttgcgggttcccaagatcgagacagagggcacaggctcggaagtagaacagaaaatgGTTAAAAGACCCATGTAcacaaatactttaaaggcctcgacggccacaaaaacgtcacgatacggcaactaactcaatccggttacatggccccttttggcccaggtcaaagctcaaggatcggtggccggcgcgggagggaccacctcttcttcaaatagaccagccagcgctgtgccaggtgcctcggtcgcctccaacagcctcacgacctctgcatcagcttcctcatcatcttctagcaacacgtagccgtcgctgatagcctcgaggttgatagcgtagtgcgaggagacaacggccagggcacgcttgacgcccgtgtgcaacgcccctcgaAGCCTCTCGTGGAcacggccgctcaacgcaatcaggcagctcccaagggagctggccgaTTGGACTCCCTCGAcgtctagggcctcgcaggtggtATGGACTGCGCTgtgcagcgcctcgtgctcccggacctcaacatccagcgccgcttgcgctgcgacggaggcctcagccacctgggaggcctctttctccagatcttcgtcgcaacgaggggtcaggagtcaaacgcgaaccagaacaaaaagaacaaggagcacggttcggcagaacttaccctcggccttgctcttccagtctaaggcctcgacccgagaggcctcggccgccttggtagcctcggccAAGGTGACTTTCGTCAGCTGATGCTCGCTCTACTCCGCACCCAGCTGCTCGactatggccttggcagaggccgtcgcttcttgggcccgagacctggaggcgtctcgctcctcctccagttccttgatcttcgctaccagaggggcagactgctctttagcggtggccaactcggcctgaatgtcagcacaacgaaggcggaggtcctccacttccgcactccgcgccgacaaaagcccctgagcatcggcgagcaggcccttctgccgccggagctggtcccagatatccctctcccttcgtaggaataccgatttcccaagggatcgggtctcgagctcctaaagaggcaaaacaaaaaatgcacgtcaaacattgcgagggggctcagagagaaaacaacgcggcacgggagaggaaagtacttacctgggtgacaccgggcaagtcccctcccataatagtcatcgctgtctacAGCGACCGCAtggccagttggcggtactgctcgagggtatcccaccgccccccCCTCTGTGATATCTTCAAGGGCAAACATAGGCTCCCCCTCAGGatcagcccggttccgccagaaaacacgcgagAAGTTctacccacggggctcgggccgtagccgggcaagggccgaactcccctcggcgggatctgggactggctgctccacggtactggccgcctcgacgtccgccgcctccttccctggggaggaatcatcagacgagattgtctaaACTAGGGGCGGtgccaaaacttgctccgtctccacctccatcgcctcggcctcgatggatccaggggctctggcctccaccatctctacctcggtggccctggcgtccaccgccctgacttcggaggtcttaggggctccggcctcaccctcaatggcctcggcaatggtggacgccctagcctccttcgccccaagactcatgacatcgcgaggcgtgggctcctcctcctcctccactcgctccgcggccgcctcggcacccttttcctgggcagccgcctcctccgaaacggccccgcccgacgccacgccacgctgcacgccagcctacgcctccgctgcctgatgggcggaggagctaacgttcaccttgagcgccttacggggcgccaaggcaggatcttccaccagatgcttctagctggaagcaaagacactcccaaggtcagcatgcgaccaaggggcaaacaagaagtactacgaactccaccagaaaagacgcttaccgcgaacggggatgcagccgcttcgacaccgccagcctcctctgcaacggcggcggtggtggcagcagcgcggcctcggtgtccaccggtgccagctggcctccatcggaccccggcacctcctcgacccttcgcagagacaatggggtcgcccccaccgtcgctcgctccacctccaccgtcgaacccatcgggctgacaGCACGCTCCttcgacacccgcgcctcgggcgtgtcggcctcagccccaggacgggccgccaccggccccgggacacctcctcctcctaggagcgtcaggctccttgccggcgccccgggcaccatctccctaatgtcggggaggtgttccaggcaggccgtccccacctcgcgcccgccaccgtcgcccgaagaatccgacaccgacgacgagggagacggctccaacgggagaccgtcgagcttctgacgccggcgacgggcatCCAGCTTTTCGCACGCGAGGAGCTTCTTCATGCGCTTTGCCTCCTtagcatctttcttcttctcctcctcctcggcgcgcgccctATTCATGGCTCGtcgccgggcgtcctcgggaacgggcggcggggggtctcgcacgtctcttatcccctacgggaacgacgaagtaagacaacagacaaaaaaggcggaaaacaagaaggccgtgaaagcgtcggcaacatccaactcaccagtgaaatgtacccccacgacgggcgcatcgggaacggcatcaaatcgtcgatcttcggcttcccgtctaccgcctctctcacccgacgtagggtctcgtcgtcggtaagggcgaaggcggacatcttgataccggcaattgggtcgctcggggtcatctcgaacagccgccgccgccgggccatcagcagcaacaccctccggcggtgaaaggccgccacgaccacggccgccgaaaggccacgGTCAcacagcttccccaaggcccgcaaGAGCGGCTCCAGCCTAGGCTAATCAGCCTTGAtaacgccgtatccccatttctctggttgactctctacaacccgcccggtataaggaggaagtcctccgtcgtcattgcggaggtagaaccagccgtcataccaacgacggttggacgatgacagctgggccgggatgtagagggactgccggtcttggcgcacgtgaagggtgcagccgccggccctctgcacctttcgagcccccctcgttccccccggcttggtggtgaacgtcgctcggaacaagtggagccacaactcccagtggggagcgatccccaagtacccctcatagacggcgacgaagatggccgcctgcgcgatggagttggggctgaaattgtgaagctccacgccatagtagtgcgggagcgcccgcatgaagttatccaccggcgacccgaggcctcgctcgtggaagacgacgaagctcaccacgtagccgtcgcacggcctcggctccgactcgttccctagagcaatccactccggctcgtcagggtcggtgatcgggcgaagaagactggcctccacgagcgactgcagcttctcctcggtgacgtcagaccactcccagggatccgccgggaggatgatgggaccaccagccattgcgcggtggaggtcgctgctatggcggtaatctctctctctttctttcagtctctcgctctcgcccttctcctccccggcgctctacgctctcagcaacggcacagaggcagcgaaagcgaatgcggaaaaggtaagaagggggagggcgaggctctttgcgtatttatgcagggacgagacgaaaccaccgggcgacgaaatcggggaagtttcccccaaaaaaatacggcgcggttatccagatccggtcttatcgcccacgcgcccactccctcctcattaatcgcgcgtgcagatacgtcccatcggctgacgccacgtcgcgtccaaccacagcagcagcaggtgccgtttcgcctccccgaaaaagccgcctcaaaagacgcgcctaccgttattagccgtagggagagaaataaccccccccccccccccgattcctttcaggcaaaggaactaggcaccgagcccgctacggtccaggggttcgaaggctgggcccttaggggtttcgacagccgccccagggcaatagagtcaggggcgactacgggcgagcctatacgaggccaagacccaagcaagcgaaatgcttgggacgccctgtgtcgtgtccaagaccggtagggaggtctccgaatgggatcccaccgtagggaggcaccgagccaccgaggcccagcgaacggcctcggcacccactagagaaaccctctggtactcttggagcgcgtctccggaccgctagccgacccccagcgaacggggtacgggcctccactcgggcttacccgataacagctcaccggaagtgccatcgctcgcgcccaccgagggtagcgcggcacattccacccctccttccgagcgaaaaggaagcgcgagggtcgaataaaaagtcaggagaatccccgacggccctcttgctccacgtagaggctaagggactcttcctgcaaaccattgccgaggcccagcgacttgggctcgcacacgagggggctcggcaaaacaaaccctccttccgagcgaaaaggaagcgcaagggtcgttcaaaaagctagAAGatctcctgatggccctcttgctccgtgcagaggctagggagctccttctgcaaaagacgccgagaccccgcgacctaggctcacacccgaggggggctcggcggacagaccctcacgcgcgaggggcgaaccaaaagccagggggacctctgaccgctctctcgctccatgtgagagactcgggggctcctcctataactttgctgagacccagcggcttaggctcgcacacgagtgggctcggcaaacagccccccatccaagcgaaaaggacgtgcgggggacagacaaaaaagtcgggaggacccctgaccgccctctcgctccgtgtggaggctcgggggctcttcctgcacccaagataaagacaagcgacctgagcccgttatggtccaggggttcaaaggctgggcccccaggggtttcgacagctgccccagggcaaaagagtcagggacaactacaggcgagcctgtacgagcgcgccctgtgtcgtgtccgagaccggcagggaggtctccgaatgggatcccaccgtagggaggcaccgagccactgaggcccagcgaacggcctcggcacccactagagaaacccaccggtactcttggagcgcgtctccggaccgctagccgacccccagcgaacagggtacgggcctccactcggacttacccgatatcagctcaccggaaatgccgtcgctcgcgcccaccgagggtagcatggcatcttccacccctccttccgagtgaaaaggaagcacgagggtcgtacaaaaagccgggggaacccctgacggccctctcactccaggcggaggctaaggggctctttccgcagcatcgtcgaggccctgcgatccgaactcgcacccacgggcccggcaaacacaatgaaaacccctcactcgagagagaaaaaagcccctgaagaagtgaaatcactcctccagggcctcgggggctacacccggcgggtgcgctcgcgcgcacctaccgaaacctcgagtacaaaacaccatcccaataggaactatcaagagccaattctcgtcagaacctcatggggagtgcctccactccccccaaggctcgggggctactgtcggatacagtgagaaggggtaccctaagcaagaaccaaaaaatgactgcttagacttcgtaaaagtcaaaaccagctaaacaccgctggcctcggccgattctccgactcgcccgaggccccctcaccgctgacctcggtcgatcccccaccaaaggcctcggccgaccccctctcgtcgtaggcctcggccgggccgccgaccctccgtctcgcgcgaggcgggctcggcagcactccgctgcctcttcgttcacccgtccctctgacaaaatgtcgtgtcgcattaactcagccaactgctgcccctaacATCGGctgcatgctcggcacagtacagcggaatggctgACGGGACAGGAggtaggactgggcaggggttacccgccactgtgctaaccactatgcacatggttgacgcccatgcctcactgtgctgccaactcctgctccgagaacaacgtagcgtggggagccacgtctgggatactgtggccttggaatcagtacccaggaccaataattccctccaaggcctcggcagtttgcttcaggggctcggcagcctgaggatccatgtccgccgagccccccacgatggctcggcctcggcatctgcagagccacagctccctacgacatcatcgcacgatgaccagcacgtcgtccgccatgtcctgcatcaagctgtactagagccccacgacgcacaagatcaagtatgaccggcgcgtcacttctgcacgacaaggacggggccactccatcgaccataccacaacagtggcccgCTACAGGGCTCAGAtacgccacccccatttatagagcgctatgtatggacgtccctggttctcccttagagtataaaagggagggaccggggccatttctagagagagaagggggaggaaagacgaacacaccgatagaactacacacttctacgctgcttgagaacaacgcctcaagcagcccgcaccaccctcgccgagacctggggctagctccctctctcacctagcttgtaaccccctactacaagcactccggtgcaaggaacagaagatcgatctctcagactggacgtagggcctcgattgcctgaaccagtataaaccttgtgtctctttgcatcaccatccgggattaggggcacgcagcacaaattcactcgttggttgagggacccccggttccaaaacaccgacactttgAGTCCCAAATGATCGATCGTCGCTCTAAATGCCCCCCATGAGACGTCGGTTGAGATTGGCGTTGTTTTTATCTTCCGCCTGGTAGATGAGGTTGAAATCTCTGAGGATGAGCCATCTATCATTCTCCGGTGGCGGAATGTTTTTTAGTTCTTGGAGGAATTGAAGTTTGGCATCCTCCCCTTGCGGCCCATATACCACCATAATTTGCCACGTTTTTCCATCTGCCCTCATCTTGATTTGCACGGTTATAGTGTTCGCGGTAAGTGCAATGTCGGAAAGGTCAAAGAAGTCTTTGTTGACCGCCAGGAAGATGCCTCCATGTGTTTGTTCCACCGGGAGCACACTATAGGAGTTTTCAAATTTCGCTCCGACTATTCGGCGAACCACATTACGTTCCATAGCTTGCATCTTTGTTTCTTGTAAACATACAATGGTGGCGCCGGTGGTTCTCACGAGCTCACTAACCGAGTCCTGTCGGGCGCCATCATTTAGCCCCCTGACGTTCCAATTAAGTACCTGGCAATTCAGCTGTGCCATATGTCAACTAATGGTACCCTACGTACAATAATTCTTCAGGAGTAGGCAAGTCGGAAGCCATTTGTTGGTTTAGTATAGGCAATAGGCATCAAGGTAAGCCCACAGTGGCAAAAGCACACACAGATTACGAAAGCATCAACTCGTAGTGGCCGATACAACTGAAAGCCGCTGGCTGTCGGCACGACGATACAGAGCACTTGCTCCCTGCACGCTGAGTTTTTGATACATCTAACTACCAGGTGACGGTTTGTTGCAGTTGGGTGGGATGGCGACTGTAGGCCTCTGGCTGTCGCCGAACCCAGGCGGTACACAAAAGATGTGGAGCTCGAAGAGCTTCTGCAGTGGCAAACGATTACTACCATTATTACAACGGGCGACCCATTTGCGACAGCAGTCATCTAGGCGTGTGGCAGCGCCTCGTCGGCGTCGAGGCCACACAGAGCCGTCATTGCCTTCACGGCGTCGTCATTAAGTGGTCCCTTGTACAAGCCGAAGTAGCGCAGCAACGCGTCGTCATGGCTGAGTCCTCCCCTGTCGAGGATGCCCAGTCTTTTCATCAGCACAAGCCTGGCCCTCGCTTGGGTGTCACCCCTTGGCCAATTCATGGCGGCTATGCGGACGCTTCTTCGCGCCGGTAGCAGGGCCTTCTTGCGTCGATTTGGTGTGCTGTGCTGACGCGGCTGGACCTGCAAGATGGGTGGAGGCAGGGATTGTGAAATTCCCTGTAGGAAATCAGATACCAGAGCATCATTGGCGTTCGTCGTTTGGCCGGCATTGTTTACCTCCTCGGCGTTGGCGTTCTGTTCCGGCTGCAGTTGTTGAAGTTCATTTGCCATGTGTGTGCGGCTGGGGCTGTTGCCGGACAACCCGCGGACACGGCGCCTGGAGTAGACCGCGCCAGGGCGGAAACGCACCACCTGGGCGTTTCTGGCCTGCTTTGTGTGGGCGCGGGGCGTGCGGAGAGGGCCTGGCCTCCTGGCGTAGACCTGGCCCATGCGGAAGCGTCGGTCAGCCGCGAGGCGTGCACGCTGCTCTGTCACGACGTCGTGGTCGTCGGTGGGGGGAACCTACAGTTCATTCATACAAGTAGGAGATACGTTTCTGGTGAGGTGCCCCGAAGAGGAGTCGTTAGTTGGTTCGTATGTGCCGTGTGCAGCGGCAACTGGAGGGTCGTTCGGTTCGCAGGTTGGAGGGGCAGAGACCAAAGGGATGACGGGCGAGTCGTCGCATTGACTCTGTTCTGCACGCACCTTGGGAGGGCTTGGCGACGGGTGGTGGTTGTTGCCGTTGCCTCCGTTGAAGTCCGGTGACTTGCAGCGCAGGCGCGGCGATGGTGATTTTGAGCGTGACGTCGTGTT
The nucleotide sequence above comes from Miscanthus floridulus cultivar M001 chromosome 18, ASM1932011v1, whole genome shotgun sequence. Encoded proteins:
- the LOC136523043 gene encoding uncharacterized protein, whose translation is MGQVYARRPGPLRTPRAHTKQARNAQVVRFRPGAVYSRRRVRGLSGNSPSRTHMANELQQLQPEQNANAEEVQPRQHSTPNRRKKALLPARRSVRIAAMNWPRGDTQARARLVLMKRLGILDRGGLSHDDALLRYFGLYKGPLNDDAVKAMTALCGLDADEALPHA